GCACCTGCACCCCCGCGATCGCGTCCACCACGACCACCGCGGCACTGGCCACGCGCAGGCCGGCGCGGGCGTCGGCGACGAAGTCGCCGTATCCGGGCGTGTCGATCAGGTTCAGGCGATAGCCGTGGTGATCGCAGAAGGCCACCGCGGTGTTGAGCGAGATCTTGCGCTTGATCTCGTCGGGATCGAAGTCGGTGGTGGTCGTGCCGTCGTCGACCCGCCCGAGCCGCGTGGTCGCGCCGCAGCTGAACAGAATGGCTTCGACCAGGGAGGTCTTCCCCACCCCGCCATGGCCGACGAATGCCACGTTGCGAATCTTGCCGGTGTCTAGAGCCATGCCCGCCTCCGGCGAAGGAGATGGTGTGGCGGGGATGCTACCACAGCGCTCCGAGCGCTTCCAGACCCTAGGACGCGCCGTCCCGAAGCGCCGCGCCGACCGCGTGCATCAAGCGCGCCGGCGTGTCCGGATTGACCGAGCAGTCGGGCCCGAGGAGCAGCCAGCGGCCGCCCATCTCGCGCGTGGCCGCGCCCGCGCGGGCGACGAGGGTCGCTTCGGTCATACCGGCGATCTCCGGCTTCGCGGGCAGCCCGCCCACGATCGCGCGTCCGGTGCGGGCGTGCGCGGCGGCGAGCGTGGGATTGCCCGGAACGGCGGCGAAGCTCAGGGCGGTGACCGGGTAGTCCGCGAACTCGTCGACGTGAATGCCCGCCCCGCACACGTGGAGCAGATTGAACGGGGCGCGCTCGGCCGATCTCAGGATGCGCAGGTCCCACCGCCGCTGCCACCGCCGGCACTCCTCCGCGCTCATCAGCGCCCGGGTCGCCACGTTGGTGGCGTAGAAGAGACCGTCGGCGCCCTCGGCCAGGCAGAGCCGCGCGTACTCGGCGAGGGTCTCGGCCATCACGTCGAAGGCACGGGCGCTCTCGCGCGGCGCGTCGCGCAGGAGCCCGAGGGCCTGCTCGCGGCCGCCCCGCGTCAGCATGGGCAGGATCATGGGGGGCGCGAACACCGTCCAGATGATGGGCACGTCCGGACCGACCGCGGCGCGGATGAGCCGCAGGGCCTCGAGCTGCTCGCCGAGCGCGCCCTCGCGCGGATCCGCCACCGGCAGCCGGGCCAGGTCCTCGGCGTCGACCACCGGCGTGTGGGTCACCGTACACGGCGTCGCCGTCTCGCGAGAGGGCCGGTAGGTCAGCCCCCACATCTCGGCGAAGCACTGCGCGCGCGACTGCGGCTTGAGGAAGTCCCAGTCGAAGGTGCGCGCCAGCCGGAGCGTCTCGTCGGCCAGGCCCCGCGCCGAGTTCTCGGTGTTGAAATTGTGGAGCCAGAACGCGAGCGGGATCCGGTCGACCGGCTGCCCGCGCAGCGCGGCCATCACCCGCTGCCGCTTCGTCACGAGCGGGCGGCCCGGCGGATCGGGAAGGCGGGCGGGACGATCTGGTCCACGCCGGCGCCGTCCCAGCGCCACGCCGGCACGCGGCTCCAGTAGTGCTCGGTGGCCGCCCGCGCCTTCGCCAGGACCGCGTCCTCGTCGACCCGCGTGGCGCGGCCGCCCTGCACCAGCACCTGCCCGGCCACGATGACGGTGTCGACGTCGCGCCCGGACGCCGAGTCCACCAGAGCCTTGATCGGATCCGCGTAGACCGGCCCGCCCAGATGGTCGAGGTCGATGAGGAGGATGTCGGCGCGGGCGCCGGGCGCGAGGCGCCCCAGATCCTCCCGGGCGAGGAAGCGGCAGCCCCCGATGGTGGCCGCGTTGAACACGTCGCGCGCGAGCCCGGCCTGATAGTTGCCGTCGGTGACCTTGGCCAGGATCGAGGCCCACCGCAATTCGGAGACGATGTCGAGCGGATAGGTGTCGGTGCCGATCGCGAGCGTGACGCCGGCCTCGAGGTAGCGCTGGAAGGAGCGCAGCGTCATCGCCATCTTCGCGTACTTGTACGGGCAGTGGCCGACGGTGGCCCCGCGCTCGACGAGCAGCCGCAGGTCGTCCCCGAAGGGGTAGCGCGTCCACTCGTGCGCGGTGGTGAACACCACGTGACCCAGCAGGGTGCGCTCGTCGAGGAAGCCGATGTCGGCGAGGAAGCGCACCGGGGTCTTGCGGTACTCGTCCATGATGCGCTGGAACTCGATGAGGTTGCCGCCCGCGTGGGTGTGGATGGGCGCGCTCATCTCCGCGGCCGCCTCCTTGCCCGCGCGCAGCAGAGGCTCGCTGCACGTCTCCACCTGGGCCGCGTTGAAGAGAGCGCGCAGCCGTCCGCCCGCCGCGCCGTCGAACTTGCGGGCGAAGTCCACCGCCTCCTTCAAGCGCTCGCGCCCGACCGCGGTGTCCTCCTCGTAGGTGAGCCGCCCCTGCGCGTCCATGTAGGTGTCGCGGTCGCGGAAAGGCGGGCCGCCGTAGACCCGCACCCCGAGATCGTCGACCAGCCGCGCGTAGCCGTCCCAGTCGCCGCGCAGGCCGCCCACGTCGATGACGGTGGTGGTGCCGTTCCTCAGCGCGTGCAGGAGCA
This region of Candidatus Methylomirabilota bacterium genomic DNA includes:
- a CDS encoding amidohydrolase family protein, giving the protein MRTVIEGGWVVAWNGRSHEVHEQGSVVFEGERIVHAGGPYPGAADTRIAARGKLVSPGFINTHVHTAGNGGDYLLLDMARNDYRTSNYMAFAAPLKGKMTPPPPEATAAIRAFVLLHALRNGTTTVIDVGGLRGDWDGYARLVDDLGVRVYGGPPFRDRDTYMDAQGRLTYEEDTAVGRERLKEAVDFARKFDGAAGGRLRALFNAAQVETCSEPLLRAGKEAAAEMSAPIHTHAGGNLIEFQRIMDEYRKTPVRFLADIGFLDERTLLGHVVFTTAHEWTRYPFGDDLRLLVERGATVGHCPYKYAKMAMTLRSFQRYLEAGVTLAIGTDTYPLDIVSELRWASILAKVTDGNYQAGLARDVFNAATIGGCRFLAREDLGRLAPGARADILLIDLDHLGGPVYADPIKALVDSASGRDVDTVIVAGQVLVQGGRATRVDEDAVLAKARAATEHYWSRVPAWRWDGAGVDQIVPPAFPIRRAARS
- a CDS encoding uroporphyrinogen decarboxylase family protein, encoding MTKRQRVMAALRGQPVDRIPLAFWLHNFNTENSARGLADETLRLARTFDWDFLKPQSRAQCFAEMWGLTYRPSRETATPCTVTHTPVVDAEDLARLPVADPREGALGEQLEALRLIRAAVGPDVPIIWTVFAPPMILPMLTRGGREQALGLLRDAPRESARAFDVMAETLAEYARLCLAEGADGLFYATNVATRALMSAEECRRWQRRWDLRILRSAERAPFNLLHVCGAGIHVDEFADYPVTALSFAAVPGNPTLAAAHARTGRAIVGGLPAKPEIAGMTEATLVARAGAATREMGGRWLLLGPDCSVNPDTPARLMHAVGAALRDGAS